From the genome of Spinacia oleracea cultivar Varoflay chromosome 2, BTI_SOV_V1, whole genome shotgun sequence, one region includes:
- the LOC110785223 gene encoding uncharacterized oxidoreductase At1g06690, chloroplastic: MALQLNGAANWCLYGSQRNRNVIRAVTSFEDNASVKSIDEGKVKLGGSNLEVTRLGVGAWSWGDTSYWNNFEWDDRKMKAAKAAFDTSLDNGISFIDTAEVYGSKFSLGAINSETLLGRFIKERKEKDPGVEVAVATKFAALPWRLGRESVVKALEDSLCRLGLSSVELYQLHWPGIWGNEGYIDGLGDAVEKGLVKAVGVSNYSEKRLREAYQKLKKRGIPLASNQVNYSLIYRLPEENGVKATCDELGITLIAYSPIAQGSLTGKYTPENPPSGPRGRIYTREYLTQLQPLVNRIKEIGQNYDKTSTQVVLNWLVAQENVVPIPGAKNREQAAEFAGALGWRLSGEEIAELRSLAKEIKPIIGFPVEKL, from the exons ATGGCTTTGCAGTTGAATGGTGCTGCAAATTGGTGTTTGTATGGTAGCCAAAGAAACAGAAATGTGATAAGGGCAGTTACATCATTCGAGGATAATGCTTCAGTTAAGTCCATTGATGAAGGAAAGGTCAAGTTAGGAGGGTCTAATCTGGAGGTCACTAGGTTAGGTGTTGGTGCTTGGTCTTGGGGTGATACCAGTTATTGGAACAACTTTGAATGGGATG ACAGGAAGATGAAAGCAGCAAAGGCAGCATTTGACACAAGTCTTGATAATGGAATTAGTTTCATTGACACTGCCGAGGTCTACGGCTCTAAG TTCTCTTTGGGTGCAATCAACTCTGAAACTCTTCTTGGAAG GTTTATTAAGGAGCGGAAAGAAAAGGATCCGGGAGTTGAGGTTGCAGTTGCGACAAAGTTTGCTGCACTGCCATGGAGATTAGGACGTGAAAGTGTTGTCAAAGCACTAGAGGACTCTCTCTGTCGCCTTGGTCTCTCATCTGTGGAGCTCTATCAGCTACACTG GCCTGGAATCTGGGGAAATGAAG GGTACATTGACGGTCTTGGTGATGCTGTTGAGAAAGGCCTCGTCAAGGCTGTTGGGGTTTCCAATTATAGCG agaaGAGGCTACGTGAAGCTTATCAGAAGCTAAAAAAGAGAGGCATCCCTCTGGCTTCAAACCAAGTCAACTATAGCCTTATCTACAGGCTACCGGAGGAAAATGGTGTCAAGGCTACCTGTGACGAGCTTGGGATCACTTTGATTGCTTATTCACCAATTGCTCAAG GGTCCTTGACCGGAAAGTACACACCAGAAAATCCACCTTCTGGTCCACGAGGCCGCATATATACTCGAGAATACCTAACTCAG CTGCAACCTCTGGTGAATAGAATTAAAGAGATAGGACAGAACTACGATAAGACTTCTACTCAG GTAGTTCTGAACTGGTTAGTAGCACAGGAGAATGTAGTTCCTATACCTGGAGCTAAAAACAGGGAGCAAGCAGCAGAGTTTGCAGGTGCACTCGGGTGGCGACTAAGTGGTGAAGAAATCGCAGAGCTGCGTTCTTTAGCCAAAGAAATTAAGCCTATTATTGGCTTCCCAGTTGAGAAGTTGTAA
- the LOC110785210 gene encoding bifunctional bis(5'-adenosyl)-triphosphatase/adenylylsulfatase FHIT isoform X2, translated as MILRQLEHILLAQTYTPITRSSSYQSMRCSSIARFFTSSGGPRAFSSMVTRSCKMESESFTFGPYKINPKEVFYSTNLSYAMVNLRPLLPGHVLVSPRREVKRFADLTSDETCDLWLTAQKVGSQLELYHKASSLTLAIQDGPQAGQTVPHVHIHVLPRKGGDFEKNDEIYDAIDAKEKELAQKLDLDKERKDRTLDEMTQEADKYRALFA; from the exons ATGATTTTAAGGCAATTGGAGCACATACTGTTGGCGCAGACTTATACTCCCATTACCAGGAGTTCCAGTTACCAGAGCATGAGGTGTTCCTCCATCGCTAGGTTCTTCACATCATCAGGAGGGCCTCGAGCTTTCTCCTCCATGGTTACTAGATCCTGCAAG ATGGAGTCCGAATCTTTTACGTTTGGGCCTTACAAAATAAATCCAAAAGAAGTATTTTACTCTACCAATCTCTCTTACGCCATGGTGAATCTGCGGCCCCTTCTCCCTGGT CATGTACTTGTCTCCCCGAGGCGTGAAGTCAAGCGCTTTGCCGATCTCACTAGTGATGAGACTTGTGACTTATGGCTCACTGCACAAAAAGTTGGCAGCCAGTTGGAGCTCTACCATAAAGCATCGTCGCTAACTCTTGCAATCCAA GATGGGCCTCAAGCAGGACAGACTGTACCACACGTCCACATTCATGTACTTCCTCGGAAGGGCGGTGATTTTGAGAAGAATGATGAGATCTATGATGCG ATTGACGCTAAGGAGAAGGAATTAGCTCAAAAGCTGGACTTGGACAAGGAAAGGAAGGATAGAACCCTTGACGAGATGACTCAGGAGGCAGACAAATACAGGGCTCTGTTCGCCTAA
- the LOC110785210 gene encoding bifunctional bis(5'-adenosyl)-triphosphatase/adenylylsulfatase FHIT isoform X1, protein MILRQLEHILLAQTYTPITRSSSYQSMRCSSIARFFTSSGGPRAFSSMVTRSCKAGFRMESESFTFGPYKINPKEVFYSTNLSYAMVNLRPLLPGHVLVSPRREVKRFADLTSDETCDLWLTAQKVGSQLELYHKASSLTLAIQDGPQAGQTVPHVHIHVLPRKGGDFEKNDEIYDAIDAKEKELAQKLDLDKERKDRTLDEMTQEADKYRALFA, encoded by the exons ATGATTTTAAGGCAATTGGAGCACATACTGTTGGCGCAGACTTATACTCCCATTACCAGGAGTTCCAGTTACCAGAGCATGAGGTGTTCCTCCATCGCTAGGTTCTTCACATCATCAGGAGGGCCTCGAGCTTTCTCCTCCATGGTTACTAGATCCTGCAAGGCGGGTTTCAGG ATGGAGTCCGAATCTTTTACGTTTGGGCCTTACAAAATAAATCCAAAAGAAGTATTTTACTCTACCAATCTCTCTTACGCCATGGTGAATCTGCGGCCCCTTCTCCCTGGT CATGTACTTGTCTCCCCGAGGCGTGAAGTCAAGCGCTTTGCCGATCTCACTAGTGATGAGACTTGTGACTTATGGCTCACTGCACAAAAAGTTGGCAGCCAGTTGGAGCTCTACCATAAAGCATCGTCGCTAACTCTTGCAATCCAA GATGGGCCTCAAGCAGGACAGACTGTACCACACGTCCACATTCATGTACTTCCTCGGAAGGGCGGTGATTTTGAGAAGAATGATGAGATCTATGATGCG ATTGACGCTAAGGAGAAGGAATTAGCTCAAAAGCTGGACTTGGACAAGGAAAGGAAGGATAGAACCCTTGACGAGATGACTCAGGAGGCAGACAAATACAGGGCTCTGTTCGCCTAA
- the LOC110785228 gene encoding UDP-glycosyltransferase TURAN, with protein MGKRGRAAIVVLGDIGRSPRMQYHALSLATQASLEVDIVAYGGSDPHVAVLKHPSICIHQMAQWPKFTQHLPWILRYLVLLLKPLFQFLVLLWYLCFKIPAPDVFLVQNPPSVPTLVAVKWASWIRHSAFIVDWHNFGYTLLGLSLGRGSRFVAIYRWFEKHYGHLADGSLCVTKAMQHELDQNWGIRATVLYDQPPEFFHPASMEEKHRLFQKLDQEFRHSEGIQDCISHGSRHMRTDEPFDTLFTNISGVGVTEKSTRPALVVSSTSWTPDEDFSILLEAAVMYDRRVAAILNEDDSVKEEVLWDEMNNGKQNNYPRLLFVITGKGPEKEKYEQKIKNLHLKRVAFRTMWLSAEDYPLLLGSADLGVCLHTSSSGLDLPMKVVDMFGCGLPVCAASYSCIEELVKVERNGLLFSSSSELADQLLMLFKGFPNECDVLASLRNGALETRSSVAWSTEWEEHAKPVVLEASLLPLFLSICFIVVLLFSRCALCLLGNLKGLNFANMNATRNFVGLFCQKTPFMTSKFEEVPFIIFCVDKPFQDQKLVKLHLASLFDFLERKLNFLAN; from the exons ATGGGCAAAAGAGGTAGAGCAGCAATTGTTGTACTAGGGGATATCGGCCGTAGTCCAAGAATGCAATATCATGCCCTCTCACTTGCTACCCAG GCATCTCTCGAGGTAGACATTGTTGCATACGGAG GTTCTGATCCACATGTTGCTGTTCTGAAGCACCCTTCAATTTGTATTCATCAAATG GCACAATGGCCTAAATTTACGCAACATCTACCGTGGATACTTCGTTATCTTGTACTTCTGCTCAAGCCACTATTTCAGTTCCTTGTACTCCTTTGGTATCTTTGCTTTAAAATACCAGCTCCAGATGTTTTCTTAGTTCAG aatCCGCCATCTGTACCAACCTTGGTGGCTGTGAAATGGGCAAGTTGGATCAGGCATTCGGCATTCATAGTGGATTGGCACAATTTTGGATACACTCTGCTGGGTTTGTCTCTTGGTAGAGGAAGCCGTTTTGTTGCAATATATCGTTG GTTTGAGAAACATTATGGACATCTGGCAGATGGCTCTCTCTGTGTAACAAAGGCCATGCAACATGAATTGGATCAGAACTGGGGAATCAG AGCCACTGTGTTGTATGATCAGCCTCCAGAATTTTTTCACCCCgcttcaatggaggagaaaCACAGA CTGTTTCAAAAATTAGATCAAGAGTTCAGACACTCTGAGGGAATTCAAGATTGTATCAGCCATG GAAGCAGACACATGAGGACAGATGAGCCATTTGATACACTGTTTACTAACATCTCTGGGGTTGGTGTCACTGAAAAGTCAACCAGGCCTGCACTTGTTGTTAGTAGTACAAGCTG GACACCAGACGAAGATTTTAGTATCCTTCTGGAGGCAGCAGTCATGTACGACAGACGTGTTGCAGCAATCTTAAATGAGGACGATTCAGTCAAAGAAGAGGTCCTTTGGGATGAAATGAACAATGGGAAACAAAATAATTATCCCAGATTGCTATTTGTAATAACAG GAAAAGGCcctgaaaaagaaaaatatgaacaaaaaataaagaactTACACCTTAAGCGTGTGGCTTTCCGTACAATGTGGTTGTCAGCCGAAGATTATCCCCTGCTTCTTG GGTCAGCTGATCTGGGGGTTTGTCTGCATACTTCCTCATCTGGATTGGATCTTCCAATGAAG GTTGTGGACATGTTTGGTTGTGGCTTGCCAGTCTGTGCTGCATCTTACTCATG TATTGAGGAGCTTGTCAAAGTTGAAAGGAATGGCCTTCTTTTCTCATCTTCTTCAGAACTTGCGGATCAGCTCTTG ATGCTTTTCAAGGGTTTCCCTAATGAATGTGATGTGCTCGCATCGCTGAGAAATGGAGCCCTAGAAACAAGGTCTTCAGTAGCTTGGTCTACTGAGTGGGAGGAACATGCAAAACCCGTGGTACTAGAGGCAAGTTTGTTACCGCTTTTCCTATCTATCTGCTTCATTGTGGTTTTACTTTTCTCTAGGTGTGCACTCTGCCTATTGGGAAATCTAAAAGGTTTGAATTTTGCAAACATGAATGCGACTAGGAATTTTGTAGGATTATTTTGTCAAAAAACACCTTTTATGACCTCCAAGTTTGAAGAAGTACCCTTTATAATATTTTGTGTGGATAAACCTTTTCAAGACCAAAAGCTTGTCAAGTTGCACCTTGCATCTTTATTCGACTTtctggaaagaaaattaaattttCTGGCGAATTGA
- the LOC110785210 gene encoding bifunctional bis(5'-adenosyl)-triphosphatase/adenylylsulfatase FHIT isoform X3 codes for MESESFTFGPYKINPKEVFYSTNLSYAMVNLRPLLPGHVLVSPRREVKRFADLTSDETCDLWLTAQKVGSQLELYHKASSLTLAIQDGPQAGQTVPHVHIHVLPRKGGDFEKNDEIYDAIDAKEKELAQKLDLDKERKDRTLDEMTQEADKYRALFA; via the exons ATGGAGTCCGAATCTTTTACGTTTGGGCCTTACAAAATAAATCCAAAAGAAGTATTTTACTCTACCAATCTCTCTTACGCCATGGTGAATCTGCGGCCCCTTCTCCCTGGT CATGTACTTGTCTCCCCGAGGCGTGAAGTCAAGCGCTTTGCCGATCTCACTAGTGATGAGACTTGTGACTTATGGCTCACTGCACAAAAAGTTGGCAGCCAGTTGGAGCTCTACCATAAAGCATCGTCGCTAACTCTTGCAATCCAA GATGGGCCTCAAGCAGGACAGACTGTACCACACGTCCACATTCATGTACTTCCTCGGAAGGGCGGTGATTTTGAGAAGAATGATGAGATCTATGATGCG ATTGACGCTAAGGAGAAGGAATTAGCTCAAAAGCTGGACTTGGACAAGGAAAGGAAGGATAGAACCCTTGACGAGATGACTCAGGAGGCAGACAAATACAGGGCTCTGTTCGCCTAA